A single region of the Xenopus laevis strain J_2021 chromosome 4L, Xenopus_laevis_v10.1, whole genome shotgun sequence genome encodes:
- the tlcd4.L gene encoding TLC domain-containing protein 4-B-like — protein sequence MASFSPLTVFISVTSIAVFQFLFHVGSSWLSARLTGGFSKLSAKQKIEWNSRTVSSFHALVVGCFCLYILVYDDAVNANPVWGDPFMVKLNVAVTSGYLISDLLLIIYYWKEIGDKYFVTHHLAALYAYYYVLGEGMLPYFGNFRLIAEFSTPFVNQRWFFEVLGYSKYSLSNMVNGVLMTISFFIVRIAVIPIYYGRVFSTFGTEAFYRLGLGAQCAWIISSVSLDIMNAMWMIKIAKGCYKVLYHRDGKSTRTQNNRKLE from the exons ATGGCTAGCTTTAGTCCTCTGACTGTCTTTATCTCAGTGACAAGCATAGCAGTATTTCAGTTCCTGTTTCATGTTGGAAGCTCTTGGCTCTCTGCACGTTTAACTGGTGGTTTCAGCAAGCTGAGTGCAAAGCAGAAGATTGAATGGAATTCTAG gaCAGTGTCCTCATTCCATGCTTTGGTGGTTGGATGTTTCTGCTTGTATATTTTAGTGTACGATGATGCTGTTAATGCTAACCCTGTTTG GGGTGATCCCTTCATGGTCAAGCTGAATGTTGCAGTAACCTCAGGCTACCTCATTTCAG ACCTGTTGCTCATTATTTATTACTGGAAGGAGATCGGTGATAAATATTTTGTGACACATCACTTGGCAGCTCTATATGCTTACTACTATGTACTG GGTGAAGGAATGTTGCCATATTTTGGTAACTTTCGCCTAATTGCTGAATTTTCTACACCTTTTGTTAATCAACG GTGGTTTTTCGAAGTTTTGGGATATTCCAAATATTCTCTCTCTAACATGGTAAATGGTGTTCTGATGACAATCTCCTTCTTTATTGTAAGAATAGCAGTCATACCAATCTATTATGGTCGCGTTTTTTCCACCTTTGGCACAGAGGCATTTTACAGACTGGGGCTTGGTGCCCAGTGCGCATGGATCATCTCAAGTGTATCACTGGATATTATGAACGCTATGTGGATGATAAAAATTGCAAAAGGGTGCTACAAAGTTCTCTACCACAGAGATGGGAAATCGACCAGAACACAGAATAATAGAAAACTTGAGTAG
- the hccs.L gene encoding cytochrome c-type heme lyase (The RefSeq protein has 1 substitution compared to this genomic sequence), giving the protein MGASASSAPLQSQTSSESAKTHPVDSPPPGCPMHQKKMDGMGASPVSPSSAPSTESAKTHPAECPMHQKKMEGCPMQKESKQNTENCSGPAHQEGAYGYVQCPMRSGAKDDIDPSNMMPPPNQTPAPDQPFSLSLDREESTIPRSSTEKNWVYPSEQMFWNAMLRKGWRWKEDDLKPEDMTNIIKIHNKNNEQAWSEILKWEALHAKECPCGPSLVRFGGKAKEFSPRARMRSWMGYELPFDRHDWIVDRCGRKVRYVIDYYDGGEVDNNYQFSILDVRPAFDSMGAIWDRMKVAWWRWTS; this is encoded by the exons ATGGGAGCTTCAGCATCAAGTGCTCCTCTACAATCACAGACATCTTCCGAATCCGCAAAGACCCACCCAGTAGATTCGCCTCCCCCAGGATGTCCAATGCATCAGAAAAAGATGGACGGTATGGGAGCTTCACCTGTAAGCCTATCAAGTGCTCCGTCTACTGAGTCCGCAAAGACCCACCCAGCAGAATGTCCAATGCATCAGAAAAAGATGGAAG gctgTCCAATGCAGAAAGAATCtaagcaaaatacagaaaactgTTCTGGACCTGCACATCAAGAAGGGGCCTATGGATATGTTCAGTGTCCAATGAGATCAGGAGCAAAGGATGATATTGATCCCAGCAATATG ATGCCACCTCCAAATCAGACTCCAGCTCCTGACCAGCCATTCAGTTTGTCTCTGGACCGAGAAGAATCTACCATTCCACGATCCAGCACTGAAAAAAACTGGGTGTACCCCTCTGAACAGATGTTTTGGAATGCTATGTTAAGAAAGGG ATGGAGGTGGAAAGAAGATGATCTTAAACCTGAAGATATGACAAACATTATCAAAATTCACAACAAGAACAATGAGCAGGCCTGGTCAGAAATTCTGAAGTGGGAAGCTCTCCATGCCAA agAATGTCCTTGTGGTCCTTCATTGGTTCGTTTTGGAGGAAAAGCAAAGGAGTTTTCTCCAAGAGCACGGATGCGTTCATGGATGGG GTATGAGCTTCCGTTTGATCGGCATGATTGGATTGTTGACCGCTGTGGAAGAAAAGTTCGATATGTCATTGACTATTACGATGGAGGCGAAGTCGATAATAACTATCAATTCTCAATTTTAGATGTCCGTCCTGCATTTGACAGTATGGGTGCCATCTGGGACAGAATGAAAGTGGCTTGGTGGCGTTGGACATCATAG